From a region of the Apibacter sp. B3706 genome:
- the groES gene encoding co-chaperone GroES, with the protein MSELSIKPLADRVVVEPAAAETKTASGIIIPDSAKEKPQEGVIVAVGAGKKDEPLTVKVGDKVLYGKYSGTELKLNGKDYLIMRESDILAIV; encoded by the coding sequence ATGTCAGAACTATCAATTAAACCATTGGCTGACCGTGTAGTAGTAGAGCCGGCAGCTGCTGAAACAAAAACAGCTTCAGGAATCATTATCCCTGATAGTGCTAAAGAAAAACCACAAGAAGGGGTTATAGTTGCAGTAGGAGCCGGAAAAAAAGACGAACCGTTAACTGTTAAAGTTGGTGATAAAGTTTTATATGGAAAATATTCCGGAACTGAACTAAAACTTAATGGAAAGGATTATCTTATAATGAGAGAGTCTGATATTTTAGCAATTGTTTAA
- a CDS encoding HdeD family acid-resistance protein — MKSFIKNWWIMLLLGILFILAGIIVMVSPTPSLIFLTTFFSVSFLVFGIFEIVFSLSNTHTSNWGWYLAGGILDLLVGIILISSNIFTQMGILSFFIGFWLLFKGVSLIGHSFDIKNMGLSNWGWLLTLGILEVILSFVIVVFPPIGLAALLIWVSISMLFLGIYYISLSFSVKKIKNNIV; from the coding sequence ATGAAATCTTTTATAAAAAATTGGTGGATTATGCTCCTTTTAGGCATATTGTTCATTTTAGCAGGTATTATAGTAATGGTGTCTCCTACTCCATCACTAATTTTCTTAACAACATTTTTTTCTGTCTCTTTTCTGGTTTTTGGTATTTTCGAAATTGTTTTTTCATTAAGTAATACTCATACCAGCAATTGGGGATGGTATTTGGCCGGTGGTATTTTAGACTTATTGGTAGGGATTATATTAATATCCTCCAATATATTTACTCAAATGGGAATCTTATCTTTCTTTATTGGCTTCTGGCTGTTATTTAAAGGAGTTAGTTTAATTGGCCACTCGTTTGATATTAAGAATATGGGGTTAAGTAATTGGGGATGGCTATTAACTTTAGGCATACTGGAAGTTATCCTTTCTTTTGTCATAGTGGTATTCCCTCCAATCGGATTAGCCGCTTTGCTAATATGGGTTAGCATATCTATGTTGTTTTTAGGCATTTACTACATCAGTTTATCTTTTAGTGTTAAAAAAATAAAAAATAATATAGTTTAA